In a single window of the Deltaproteobacteria bacterium genome:
- a CDS encoding diguanylate cyclase — MSEPVQVLVAEKSRSLSGLLVGILEEANYSVAVAATEEEALQVAEERRPLVVLSSVSRFNGEHLCRMLRKRFADLPIALLYPPSRADDVEARARMFGADLVLLGPVQKASLLSAMRLLIRMHRLTSRLRDAENPGRLESDDAGPEPLDLPTFKRMLNLEVRKSRRYRFPAAFLLVQLDAEPLKARKLDRRAHAALVGSALATLTRGLRDIDLCVHTGSDRFIVFLPHTANEGAQVVAARLHARVHALGEPPVACSIGVAGYDGEGAVSFGSLLRDATLALKRARTEGGDRVELSGSRKRERVFIA, encoded by the coding sequence GTGTCCGAGCCGGTGCAGGTCCTGGTCGCCGAGAAGAGCCGTTCGCTGTCGGGCCTTCTGGTGGGGATCCTCGAGGAGGCCAACTACTCCGTGGCCGTGGCCGCGACCGAAGAGGAGGCGCTGCAGGTCGCCGAGGAGCGCCGGCCGCTGGTGGTGCTCTCGAGCGTCTCCCGGTTCAACGGCGAGCACCTCTGCCGCATGCTGCGCAAGCGCTTCGCCGACCTGCCCATCGCGCTGCTCTATCCGCCCTCGCGCGCCGACGACGTGGAGGCCCGGGCGCGCATGTTCGGCGCGGATTTGGTGCTGCTCGGTCCCGTGCAGAAGGCGTCGCTGCTTTCGGCCATGCGCTTGCTCATCCGCATGCACCGGCTCACCTCGCGGCTCCGCGACGCCGAGAATCCGGGTCGCCTCGAGTCGGACGATGCGGGCCCCGAGCCGCTCGACCTTCCGACCTTCAAGCGCATGCTCAACCTCGAGGTGCGCAAGAGCCGGCGCTACCGCTTCCCGGCGGCCTTCCTGCTCGTGCAGCTCGACGCCGAGCCGCTCAAGGCCCGCAAGCTCGACCGCCGCGCGCACGCGGCCCTGGTGGGCAGCGCGCTGGCCACGCTCACCCGCGGGCTGCGCGACATCGACCTCTGCGTGCACACCGGCAGCGACCGCTTCATCGTCTTCTTGCCGCACACCGCCAACGAGGGCGCCCAGGTGGTGGCCGCGCGCCTGCACGCCCGCGTGCACGCCCTCGGCGAGCCGCCGGTCGCCTGCTCGATCGGCGTGGCCGGCTACGACGGCGAGGGCGCGGTGAGCTTTGGCAGCCTGCTTCGCGACGCGACGCTCGCCCTCAAGCGCGCGCGCACCGAGGGCGGCGACCGAGTCGAGCTCTCCGGATCGCGGAAACGCGAGCGCGTGTTCATCGCCTGA
- a CDS encoding VCBS repeat-containing protein, giving the protein MRFLVTLVLLGALTPLAHAEDKLQFDVQQLATEGEVRHVEAADLDGDGKLDLVVATVLGEDEKAQRLFAIFWNQGDSFNAKPDLVLPAPADLCVYDLADVDGKPGAELLVVAPNGVRAVSFVGRAPSAPKELLTQPTLFMRAPHEQLARFKLLHPLGANQAPVLLVPGLGSLGVYVRAGDAWTRKSELQIDVEESVDVPPREERDRSLVGLPAFSVSTRFPVLHVVDLNGDGLPDLVMAHEDEVRAFVQNADGTFPPKPTLVHAFNVRGKEKGSDNPPQLHISLMDVDGDGRADAIITKQVNEGITSATTTVFVYLGTPEGFRDKADQVIHSDGASFAGVQLVDLTGDGKPDLVMPSVKIGLFAIVRMLTSKSIKVVWQLYPMGPDRKFAAKPTADRDMVLKLDLEGHTDLQAIDMEGDYDGDGVRDLAFGTDADELSLFKGGAPGELFSDSPVARVPVRAYGQLLAVALDGGKRTDVVLWYPGTRGHKTEIAVVRSKLK; this is encoded by the coding sequence ATGCGCTTTCTGGTGACGCTCGTGCTGCTCGGCGCGCTGACGCCGCTCGCGCACGCCGAGGACAAGCTTCAGTTCGACGTCCAGCAGCTCGCGACGGAAGGAGAGGTCCGCCACGTGGAAGCGGCCGACCTCGACGGCGACGGCAAGCTGGATCTCGTGGTGGCCACGGTGCTCGGCGAGGACGAGAAGGCCCAGCGGCTCTTCGCCATCTTCTGGAACCAGGGCGACAGCTTCAACGCCAAGCCCGACCTGGTGCTGCCGGCGCCGGCGGACTTGTGCGTGTACGACCTGGCCGACGTCGACGGGAAGCCGGGCGCCGAGCTGCTGGTCGTCGCGCCGAACGGGGTGCGCGCGGTGAGCTTTGTCGGTCGCGCGCCCTCGGCGCCCAAGGAGCTGCTGACGCAGCCCACCCTCTTCATGCGCGCGCCCCACGAGCAGCTCGCACGCTTCAAGCTCTTGCATCCGCTGGGCGCGAACCAGGCGCCGGTGCTGCTCGTGCCCGGGCTGGGCTCGCTTGGCGTCTATGTGCGCGCGGGCGACGCGTGGACGAGGAAATCCGAGCTGCAGATCGACGTGGAAGAGAGCGTGGACGTGCCGCCGCGCGAGGAGCGCGATCGCAGCCTGGTCGGCCTGCCCGCGTTCAGCGTGAGCACGCGCTTCCCCGTGCTGCACGTGGTGGATCTCAACGGCGACGGCTTGCCGGATCTGGTGATGGCGCACGAGGACGAGGTGCGCGCCTTCGTGCAGAACGCCGACGGCACGTTCCCGCCCAAGCCCACGCTGGTGCACGCCTTCAACGTGCGCGGCAAGGAGAAGGGCTCGGACAACCCGCCGCAGCTCCACATCTCGCTCATGGACGTCGACGGCGACGGCCGCGCGGACGCCATCATCACCAAGCAGGTGAACGAGGGCATCACCTCGGCGACGACGACGGTGTTCGTCTACCTGGGCACGCCCGAGGGCTTCCGCGACAAGGCCGACCAGGTCATCCACAGCGACGGCGCGAGCTTCGCGGGCGTTCAGCTCGTCGACCTCACGGGCGACGGCAAGCCTGACCTGGTCATGCCCTCGGTGAAGATCGGGCTCTTCGCCATCGTGCGCATGCTCACCAGCAAGTCCATCAAGGTCGTGTGGCAGCTCTACCCCATGGGCCCCGACCGCAAGTTCGCCGCCAAGCCCACCGCCGACCGCGACATGGTCTTGAAGCTCGACCTCGAGGGCCACACCGACCTGCAGGCCATCGACATGGAGGGCGACTACGACGGCGACGGCGTGCGCGACCTCGCCTTCGGCACCGACGCCGACGAGCTCTCGCTCTTCAAGGGCGGCGCCCCCGGCGAGCTCTTCTCCGACTCGCCCGTGGCCAGGGTGCCCGTGCGCGCCTACGGCCAATTGCTCGCGGTGGCCCTCGACGGCGGCAAGCGCACCGACGTGGTGCTCTGGTACCCGGGCACGCGCGGGCACAAGACGGAGATCGCCGTCGTCCGGTCGAAGCTGAAGTAG
- a CDS encoding glycosyltransferase, with protein sequence MMTALLLALATVALVVSALEVYAVVSHLSKGPRQLPNGFKPRISVLKPLCGRDASLAENLTSFLRQEGVAYEVLLGVRDATDAAYPLACALQQQFPDRVKVVLQEGEPGVNPKVNQLVTLAKHAEGEVLVISDSNVRVPPNYLADLVAPLADAEVGMVTSPIAGEPGANLGGQLDALHLHTFITPSVIGSKLVARQDLFIGKSMAFRRADLDALGGFRAFARVLAEDHALGRAMLKAGKTAALARVPVVNVTDATLKQTFDRYARWGLMQRWIAGPGYPAQLLTFPIVLAIAAAIGARHVPMALLAAVGVGVGKIVIDGVAIHALTRRMPTLRELMLAPLKELVTFGAFLKAMTSNVVAWRGNRFYVTRGTRLMRPEVRARLLQLRHAHR encoded by the coding sequence ATGATGACCGCTCTGTTGCTGGCTCTGGCGACCGTGGCCCTGGTGGTGAGCGCGCTCGAGGTCTACGCGGTGGTCTCGCACCTCTCCAAGGGACCGCGGCAGCTGCCGAATGGCTTCAAGCCGCGCATCTCGGTGCTCAAGCCGCTCTGTGGCCGCGACGCGAGCCTCGCCGAGAACCTCACCTCGTTTCTGCGGCAGGAGGGCGTGGCCTACGAGGTGCTGCTCGGCGTCCGCGATGCTACCGATGCGGCGTACCCGCTGGCCTGCGCGCTCCAGCAGCAGTTCCCGGATCGGGTGAAGGTGGTGCTCCAGGAGGGCGAGCCGGGCGTGAACCCCAAGGTTAACCAGCTCGTTACATTGGCCAAGCACGCCGAGGGCGAGGTCCTCGTCATCAGCGACTCGAACGTGCGCGTGCCGCCGAACTACCTGGCCGACCTGGTGGCGCCGCTCGCCGACGCCGAGGTGGGCATGGTGACCAGCCCCATCGCCGGCGAGCCCGGCGCGAACCTCGGCGGCCAGCTCGACGCGCTCCACCTGCACACCTTCATCACGCCCTCGGTGATCGGCTCCAAGCTCGTGGCTCGGCAGGACCTCTTCATCGGCAAGTCCATGGCGTTTCGGCGCGCGGACCTCGATGCGCTCGGCGGCTTCCGCGCCTTCGCCCGCGTGCTCGCGGAGGATCACGCGCTCGGCCGCGCGATGCTCAAGGCGGGCAAGACCGCTGCGCTGGCGCGCGTGCCGGTGGTCAACGTCACCGACGCCACGCTGAAGCAGACCTTCGATCGCTACGCGCGCTGGGGCTTGATGCAGCGCTGGATCGCCGGCCCGGGCTATCCCGCGCAGCTGCTCACGTTCCCCATTGTGCTCGCCATCGCCGCGGCGATCGGCGCGCGGCACGTGCCCATGGCGCTGCTGGCGGCGGTCGGCGTGGGGGTGGGCAAGATCGTGATCGACGGCGTGGCCATCCACGCGCTCACCCGCCGCATGCCGACGCTTCGGGAGCTGATGCTCGCGCCGCTCAAGGAGCTGGTGACCTTTGGCGCGTTCCTCAAGGCGATGACCTCGAACGTGGTGGCCTGGCGCGGCAACCGGTTCTACGTCACGCGCGGCACGCGGCTGATGCGCCCCGAGGTGCGCGCGCGGCTGCTGCAGTTGCGCCACGCACACCGTTGA
- a CDS encoding Ig-like domain-containing protein, translating into MTRSTSMLGGAALLWALAGCGNVAQEAAPDAAQPIAAPVADDPPVDAGPKVERPAPPIPTIDTAPVFDSLPKPKVDGSEPYHFKEAVKVLPRPGEKALPFPPPEELRPSVKPTPPAGPLAVSRKQPDGDQGVTGIVSVTFNQPMVPLTDLAQLKDQKVPLEIEPLPEGTFRWLGTSTVEFEAKDRLPFATTYKATIPAGVKSQLGAALAKPVTWTFSTPRPHIDSFSPTSSDVDPSPLIQVRFNQAVSPQQVAEQLACVANGVRVPLQVSKPDKDPFEHDASSDVAVKRKLFEERNVFLRPVRPFPLDANVTCTLPVGFRGAEGPDVTKTADSGSFHTYGPLKFTELRCGWDKRCPPAMAWQATFNNALDEDQDFAKRITVEPKVDDLVISAYGDNVSFEGSFQPSTHYTVHFDAALTDRHKQTLGKDVGATVDVGPADPMLALPNGRLLVVERDGPRLLPLSFANLKKAQVRYFRVDPGKFFDALNVVNRYVQPDEDPLAGWTAQSTRMVDLGPANNELSQVGLALDEPLGKNGTGLLIADVSSQELRQFDRYTSTHRMALVQVTDLGITAHLTDAKAVVLVSSFSSGKPVSGAHVSLVAAGGKVVSEGETDSHGVAEIAGPGQAATGKSLVITAAKDDDRALLDTQNVLTGSYLSSYNAGTGFNTQPTVAASVFTDRNPYRPGDTVHVAGVVRSITHGTTGHVVGIPAGTPFHYTVYDARGQKFHEGKGALGPSGLFAVDVNLPGDVSLGSASFQAALDNAGPLSGNGFGTSFDVEDYRTPEHKVSIDTGEPLQFVNQTLKSKVVGEFFFGGGMSGAKGTWRVTRSQGYFTPPHAPSGYTFSNPGPIVPFYGWGMRRPSGSDDSFVAQGEGTLDALGRLPFEVKLDPGKLEGPVNFEISASVVDTNRQSISANASVLAHAGNVYPGIKLDKTVLKAGESVLAQVVALDVDGKPSDPSGSKVELVERSWNRKKSPTGGWSYEQKENVVESCALASNNKLGEPSSCRLSVDKAGEYLVRVHAVDAQKRVTTSAASLYAYGKRASPWWKPQQTLEVQLVADQEKYEPGATAHVLVRSPFPHSVGLLAIDREGLVEYRPLNFDGPMTTVDVPLSAGQVPNVNLMVGLVRGRISAEEAGAAEGDPDDAGRPMYAGGQTSLAISTREHEINVSVTPTKAAIEPGGTLDVRVQTQDGNGKVTPARLVVAVVDEGVLSLENYALPNPLSQIIASRPAESGNVALQPLVIQREKELKLKATRPPRPTKSTTRAMGPGGMAQPAPAPPMAAAEPMLEAAEKKPMDKNADLEGQTESAPPKLSARTLFKSTAFFTADAQTNAQGTLDLHIPMPENLTRYRVMVVAVGEGDRYGQGDGSVQVRKALMVRPALPRFLNLGDQFLASGIITNQTDEDLWVDAQARAANGSVEAKRARVLVRAGESSEVAFDAKAGMPGVSRWQLAAVALNPARSADAAELDVPVELPATSEAFATYGATDKSVLQPVLLPKDALPDFGGLEVSLSSTALTGLADAVAYLHDYPYECVEQTSSRILPFVALKDVITDFHIAGAGTTAQRDALVKAGIDRILAKQRGDGGFGYWSDSRESYLYVSAWAGYVLHRAKAAGFDVNDNALRRLTSFLTYRLQSPRHDLGEDTDYASQAMAALTLGQLGSPQPAMVKRIFEHRASLPIDGKAWLMQAAHASLGASSPEETELNRELQSAVVEKASSAHFIESRTESLRLLMHSNDRTDAIVLAAFIASRPKDPLIPKIVHGLNESRRHGRWDTTQSNAWATVAMGDYYAAFEKAVPAFSAKIFVGEMLAGATQFKGRSAETDLEKIPLSAISRLPNQDLTLAKEGPGRLYYRLGLRYAPKSLKLAPEEQGFAVTRSYLPMDDAPGSVVTEADGTVRIKPGADVKVKLQIVVSDRAEFVAVDDPLPAGLEAVNTRFQTSNDPRIEQAQNDQSEHAWGEWSWWWWWNPFNHEELKDDRVLLFADQLPAGVYTHTYVARATTRGTFQVPPARALEMYEPENFGRTGSTVVSVQ; encoded by the coding sequence ATGACTCGTTCAACGTCGATGCTGGGCGGAGCCGCGCTGCTGTGGGCGCTGGCAGGCTGCGGAAACGTCGCGCAAGAAGCCGCGCCAGATGCGGCCCAGCCCATCGCAGCGCCCGTCGCCGACGATCCCCCGGTCGATGCCGGCCCCAAGGTCGAGCGCCCTGCCCCGCCGATTCCCACCATCGACACCGCGCCCGTCTTCGACTCGCTGCCCAAGCCCAAGGTCGACGGCAGCGAGCCCTACCACTTCAAGGAAGCGGTGAAGGTGCTGCCGCGCCCGGGCGAGAAGGCGCTGCCGTTCCCGCCGCCCGAGGAGCTGAGGCCGTCGGTGAAGCCCACGCCGCCCGCGGGCCCGCTCGCGGTGTCGCGCAAGCAGCCCGACGGCGATCAAGGGGTCACCGGCATCGTCAGCGTCACCTTCAACCAGCCCATGGTGCCGCTCACCGATCTCGCGCAGCTCAAGGATCAGAAAGTCCCGCTGGAGATCGAGCCGCTGCCGGAGGGCACGTTCCGCTGGCTGGGCACGAGCACCGTCGAGTTCGAGGCCAAAGACCGCCTGCCGTTCGCGACCACGTACAAGGCCACCATCCCCGCGGGCGTGAAGAGCCAGCTCGGCGCCGCGCTCGCCAAGCCCGTGACCTGGACGTTCTCCACGCCGCGGCCGCACATCGACAGCTTCAGTCCCACCTCGAGCGACGTCGATCCGTCGCCGCTGATCCAGGTGCGGTTCAACCAGGCCGTATCGCCGCAGCAGGTGGCGGAGCAGCTGGCGTGCGTGGCGAATGGCGTGCGCGTTCCGCTCCAGGTCTCCAAGCCCGACAAGGATCCCTTCGAGCACGACGCGAGCAGCGACGTGGCCGTGAAGCGCAAGCTCTTCGAAGAGCGGAACGTCTTCCTGCGCCCGGTGCGTCCCTTCCCGCTCGACGCCAACGTGACCTGCACGCTGCCCGTCGGCTTCCGCGGCGCGGAGGGCCCCGACGTCACGAAGACCGCGGACAGCGGCAGCTTCCACACCTACGGGCCGCTCAAGTTCACCGAGCTGCGCTGCGGCTGGGACAAGCGCTGTCCGCCGGCGATGGCCTGGCAAGCGACCTTCAACAACGCGCTCGACGAAGACCAGGACTTCGCCAAGCGCATCACCGTGGAGCCGAAGGTCGACGATCTCGTCATCAGCGCGTACGGCGACAACGTCAGCTTCGAGGGCAGCTTCCAGCCGTCCACGCACTACACCGTCCACTTCGACGCGGCGCTCACCGATCGCCACAAGCAGACGCTGGGCAAGGACGTGGGCGCGACCGTCGACGTCGGCCCGGCGGACCCCATGCTCGCGCTGCCCAACGGGCGCCTGCTGGTGGTCGAGCGCGACGGTCCGCGGCTCCTGCCGCTCTCGTTCGCGAACTTGAAGAAGGCGCAGGTGCGCTACTTCCGCGTCGACCCGGGCAAGTTCTTCGACGCGCTCAACGTGGTGAACCGCTACGTGCAGCCCGATGAAGATCCGCTCGCCGGCTGGACCGCGCAGAGCACGCGCATGGTGGACCTCGGGCCCGCGAACAACGAGCTCTCGCAGGTGGGCCTCGCGCTCGACGAGCCGCTGGGCAAGAACGGCACGGGGCTGCTCATCGCCGACGTGTCGTCGCAGGAGCTGCGGCAGTTCGATCGCTACACATCGACGCACCGCATGGCGCTCGTGCAGGTGACCGATCTGGGCATCACCGCGCACCTCACCGATGCCAAGGCCGTCGTGCTCGTCAGCTCGTTCTCGTCGGGAAAGCCGGTCTCCGGCGCGCACGTGTCGCTGGTCGCCGCGGGCGGCAAGGTGGTGAGCGAGGGCGAGACCGATTCGCACGGCGTCGCGGAGATTGCGGGTCCGGGCCAGGCCGCCACCGGCAAGTCGCTGGTGATCACCGCCGCCAAGGACGACGACCGCGCGCTGCTCGACACCCAGAACGTCCTCACCGGCAGCTACCTCTCCAGCTACAACGCGGGCACGGGCTTCAACACCCAACCAACGGTGGCGGCGAGCGTCTTCACCGACCGCAACCCGTACCGGCCCGGCGACACGGTGCACGTGGCCGGCGTGGTTCGCTCGATCACCCACGGCACCACCGGCCACGTCGTGGGCATCCCCGCGGGCACGCCGTTCCACTACACGGTCTACGACGCGCGCGGACAGAAGTTCCACGAGGGCAAGGGCGCGCTCGGCCCGAGCGGCCTCTTCGCGGTCGACGTGAACCTCCCCGGCGACGTGAGCCTGGGCAGCGCGAGCTTCCAGGCCGCGCTCGACAACGCCGGACCGCTGTCGGGCAATGGCTTCGGCACGAGCTTCGACGTCGAGGATTACCGCACCCCCGAGCACAAGGTGTCGATCGACACCGGCGAGCCACTCCAGTTTGTTAACCAAACCTTGAAGTCCAAGGTGGTGGGCGAGTTCTTCTTCGGCGGCGGGATGTCGGGCGCGAAGGGCACGTGGCGGGTCACGCGGAGCCAGGGGTACTTCACGCCACCGCACGCGCCCAGCGGCTACACCTTCTCGAATCCCGGACCCATCGTCCCGTTCTACGGGTGGGGCATGCGCCGCCCGAGCGGCAGCGACGACAGCTTCGTGGCGCAGGGCGAAGGCACGCTCGACGCCCTCGGCCGCCTGCCCTTCGAGGTGAAGCTCGATCCCGGCAAGCTCGAGGGGCCCGTGAACTTCGAGATCTCGGCGAGCGTCGTCGACACGAATCGGCAGAGCATCTCCGCCAACGCCAGCGTCCTCGCGCACGCGGGCAACGTGTACCCGGGCATCAAGCTCGACAAGACCGTGCTCAAGGCCGGCGAGTCGGTGCTCGCGCAGGTGGTCGCGCTCGACGTCGACGGCAAGCCTTCGGATCCCTCCGGTTCCAAGGTCGAGCTGGTGGAGCGCTCGTGGAACCGGAAGAAGTCGCCGACGGGTGGCTGGAGCTACGAGCAGAAGGAGAACGTGGTCGAAAGCTGCGCGCTCGCGAGCAACAACAAGCTCGGCGAACCCTCCAGCTGCCGCCTCAGCGTGGACAAGGCCGGCGAGTACCTGGTGCGCGTGCACGCGGTGGATGCGCAGAAGCGTGTGACCACCTCCGCCGCTTCGCTCTACGCGTACGGCAAGCGCGCGTCGCCGTGGTGGAAGCCGCAGCAGACCCTCGAGGTGCAGCTCGTGGCCGACCAGGAGAAGTACGAGCCTGGCGCGACCGCGCACGTGCTGGTGCGGAGCCCGTTCCCGCACAGCGTGGGCCTGCTGGCGATCGATCGCGAAGGGCTGGTGGAGTACCGGCCGCTGAACTTCGACGGACCGATGACCACCGTCGACGTGCCGCTGAGCGCCGGGCAGGTGCCCAACGTGAACCTCATGGTCGGCCTGGTGCGCGGCCGGATCTCCGCCGAAGAGGCCGGCGCCGCCGAGGGCGATCCGGACGACGCGGGCCGCCCCATGTACGCCGGCGGCCAGACATCGCTCGCCATCTCCACGCGCGAACACGAAATTAACGTTTCGGTTACACCGACGAAGGCCGCCATCGAGCCGGGCGGCACGCTCGATGTCCGCGTGCAGACCCAGGATGGCAACGGAAAGGTGACTCCCGCTCGGCTGGTGGTCGCCGTGGTGGACGAGGGCGTGCTCTCGCTCGAGAACTACGCGCTGCCCAATCCGCTCTCGCAGATCATCGCCTCGCGGCCCGCTGAGTCCGGGAACGTGGCCCTCCAGCCGCTCGTCATCCAACGCGAGAAGGAGCTGAAGCTCAAGGCCACGCGGCCGCCGCGGCCGACGAAGAGCACCACCCGAGCCATGGGTCCTGGCGGCATGGCGCAGCCCGCGCCCGCGCCTCCGATGGCGGCAGCCGAGCCGATGCTGGAGGCCGCCGAGAAGAAGCCCATGGACAAGAACGCGGACCTGGAAGGCCAGACCGAGTCTGCGCCGCCCAAGCTCAGCGCGCGCACGCTCTTCAAGTCGACCGCGTTCTTCACCGCCGACGCACAGACCAACGCGCAGGGCACGCTCGACCTGCACATCCCGATGCCGGAGAACCTCACGCGCTACCGCGTGATGGTCGTGGCTGTGGGCGAAGGCGATCGCTACGGCCAGGGAGACGGCTCGGTGCAGGTTCGCAAGGCGCTCATGGTGCGCCCTGCTCTGCCGCGCTTCTTGAACCTCGGCGATCAGTTCCTCGCTTCGGGAATCATCACCAACCAGACCGACGAGGATCTCTGGGTCGACGCGCAGGCCCGCGCAGCCAATGGCTCCGTCGAAGCCAAGCGCGCGCGCGTGCTGGTGCGCGCGGGTGAGTCGAGCGAGGTCGCGTTCGATGCGAAGGCGGGGATGCCGGGCGTCTCGCGCTGGCAGCTCGCGGCCGTGGCGCTCAACCCCGCGCGCTCCGCCGACGCCGCCGAGCTCGATGTGCCCGTGGAGCTGCCCGCCACGAGCGAGGCGTTCGCGACCTACGGCGCCACCGACAAGAGCGTGCTCCAGCCCGTGCTGCTTCCGAAGGACGCGCTGCCTGACTTCGGTGGGCTCGAGGTCTCGCTCTCGTCGACGGCGCTGACCGGGCTCGCGGACGCCGTCGCGTACCTGCACGACTACCCGTACGAGTGCGTGGAGCAGACCTCGAGCCGCATCTTGCCGTTCGTCGCGCTCAAGGACGTGATCACCGACTTCCACATCGCCGGCGCGGGCACGACCGCCCAGCGCGACGCGCTCGTGAAGGCCGGCATCGACCGCATCCTGGCCAAGCAACGTGGCGACGGCGGCTTCGGCTACTGGTCGGACTCGCGCGAGAGCTACCTCTACGTCTCCGCGTGGGCCGGCTACGTGCTGCACCGCGCGAAGGCCGCAGGCTTCGACGTGAACGACAACGCGCTCCGGCGGCTCACGAGCTTTTTAACCTATCGGTTACAGTCGCCGCGCCATGACCTCGGCGAAGACACCGACTACGCCTCGCAGGCCATGGCCGCGCTCACGCTGGGGCAGCTCGGCTCGCCGCAGCCGGCGATGGTGAAGCGCATCTTTGAGCACCGCGCTTCGCTGCCCATCGACGGCAAGGCCTGGCTGATGCAAGCCGCGCACGCATCGCTGGGCGCGAGCTCGCCCGAGGAGACCGAGCTCAACCGCGAGCTCCAGAGCGCCGTGGTCGAGAAGGCGTCGAGCGCGCACTTCATCGAGTCGCGCACCGAGAGCCTGCGGCTGCTCATGCACTCCAACGACCGCACCGACGCCATCGTGCTCGCGGCGTTCATCGCTTCGCGGCCGAAGGACCCGCTCATCCCGAAGATCGTTCACGGGCTGAACGAATCACGCCGCCATGGCCGCTGGGACACCACGCAATCCAACGCCTGGGCCACCGTCGCGATGGGCGATTACTACGCCGCGTTCGAGAAGGCCGTCCCCGCCTTCAGCGCGAAGATCTTCGTGGGCGAGATGCTTGCGGGCGCCACGCAGTTCAAGGGCCGCAGCGCCGAGACCGACCTCGAGAAGATCCCGCTCTCGGCCATCTCCAGGCTGCCGAACCAGGACCTCACGCTCGCGAAGGAAGGTCCGGGCCGGCTCTACTATCGACTCGGCCTGCGCTACGCGCCCAAGAGCCTCAAGCTCGCGCCCGAGGAGCAGGGCTTCGCGGTCACGCGCAGCTATCTGCCGATGGACGACGCGCCCGGCTCCGTGGTCACCGAGGCCGACGGCACCGTGCGCATCAAGCCCGGCGCCGACGTGAAGGTGAAGCTGCAGATCGTCGTGAGCGACCGCGCGGAGTTCGTGGCCGTGGACGATCCGTTGCCCGCGGGCCTGGAGGCCGTGAACACCCGCTTCCAGACCTCGAACGATCCGCGCATCGAGCAGGCACAGAACGACCAGAGCGAGCACGCCTGGGGCGAGTGGTCGTGGTGGTGGTGGTGGAACCCCTTCAACCACGAGGAGCTCAAGGACGATCGCGTGCTGCTCTTCGCCGATCAATTGCCGGCCGGCGTGTACACGCACACCTACGTCGCCCGCGCCACGACCAGGGGCACATTCCAGGTGCCGCCCGCACGCGCGCTGGAGATGTACGAGCCCGAGAACTTCGGCCGCACGGGGAGCACGGTGGTCAGCGTGCAGTAA